The Castanea sativa cultivar Marrone di Chiusa Pesio chromosome 4, ASM4071231v1 sequence gtgattttttattatttatatataaaaaaaatgaaatgcatttatttacgaattttatattaatacttttttagttttttagtttttcataataaaaaaaaaaatgtaatttcttattattattattattattatttagatttttttttttttttgggtttgggtgtgtgcgcttttgttttgtttttcctcttcAAATATCTAATCCAAGTGCCAAGtatggtgatgaaattggatcAGTCATATGGAACAATGGACCATGCTCCTTGTAGTATTACTCACTGACATTTGTTTTTCcgtaaattatattatttggtccttaaattttaacatttgtttttccgtaaattatattatttggtcccaaaattttaaCCCAGGAGGGGTTTAGTCCAtggtttttcttatataaaaataaatgaataaataaatccaTTGCTTTTAGTCTCTTAAATGATGTAGCTACACTAAAATCTAATACGTTATTACTCCATTAAATACATTAGGGATTATATATAAACAATCATTTTAAGTTTGTTAGGAATTAAAAGTAACCACTTAAGTTTTAGGGGCTAAAATATAAATCATGGACTAAAGTTTAAGGGCTAATAGTGTATTTTGACATTTTCTAGAAATGCGGACAATTTTTAATGTGAGCTCTATCAAAGGTATGCGTCAATTGCATATAAAATCAATATCTAAAAATGGTCCACACTTGTTTAACATCTGCAATGAAAGGAGACAGCCATCACCATGTAGGTTTGGGATGCAAAAATGtcaaatctttatttatttattgtttataattaattaaatatttataaagatCTGTtagttttttcaacaaatagGTAAGAAGCATAAACTCTTGTCAGTCTACTAACTctccttacatatatatatatagatatatatatatatatatatatttttttttttttgagaaaagtcCTTACATATATAAGGTTGATAATTCAACCAAATATTTGTAATAGAGGCTAATTATGTTCCaatttaagaaattaattaCAGGCTTCATTATCCATTGATCGTGTTGATCAATGTTGCCTGTTGAACTCTTATTGAAGATCTTCTTTGTGTATTTAAAGCTAAGTGATcctcaaaatgaaaatgtgcaACTTCACATTGATTTCTATCACATTGATTTCTATcctcaaaatgaaaatgtgcaACTTCACATTGATTTCTATCACATTGATTTTTATCTTGTAACTTTTTGAGAAGAGTCATGTATCTCAACTAGCATTTCCTGATATTTTAAATAGAGATATATGGGGTTCAAATCTCCCCTCCCTTAtggtaactattgaattatcaaaactTTTTGCTTTTAAAGACAGAAAATTTTTAAGAGTGAGACTGTTACTGCGTAGAGAGTTTCAAGAGTTAGTTTTGCAATCATCTTAATTCATTTCCCTGGCAATTAGATTATAAGgttatttcctttatttatCTTCAAATTACAGCCTTTTCAGCTATAACTTTGAGTGTTTGAAAGTTGTACGTTCCAAAGGATAAAAATCTTAATGATGGTACAGATCAAGATTTCATGTAccctataaaaagaaaaggcaggAGTAATGAGTTCTAGCTCGATTGGCACATTCTCTTCTTGTTGAAGTGTGATGGAGTATGGGTTTTGAGATCAAGATCCATTGGGTGCCTCAGTGCCTGTGTAACTTATTGATAttcttggaaaaaaataaaatgaagaagttACATGTTCATCCAATTTCGAGGTCAAATTGAGGAAGATATACCTTTGGTGGCACATGCATCATAAGAGTAAACTACCTCTAACAGGGGTTCAAGGGatacctagtggttccaacacCTCCTGTGGTGTGTGGGCACTGGAGTTCAAACCTGACCAGCCTCCCTTCCCCTACTTACCTAGTgcaaaaaacaataaagataGTAACCACTAATAGCTTTTGAATTCAATTTGAAGATTATAATTAGTATTAGAAAAGAATTGATCTGTTTAtacattttacttttatttaccaTACAATCCCATTTTATGAGTTTAAGAATATTGAATGTATTCCTTGTTTGTGTCTGTGTTTAGTGTTATTATGTATTTTGTTCACAGCAATTCTTAAGCCCGGTAAAACGAAGAGGATTGCCagaataaaatttagttatgaATGAATCCATTACAAATATATGATGGGCCATCTCCTAATACTTGTGATCAACTATCATTAGTCTGTTGAGGATTTATAGtcgaccccaaaattttgaaactaagaCTTGGTTGTTATTGTATTCACTGATTTTTATGTCTTGTCATATTTTTTCCAGAGCTGCTTTAATGATCTAAATAGCCTCTGGCAACCACCTGGCAAAGAGAGAATTGAATATTTCACATTAGGAGATCTCTGGGACTGCTATGATGAATGGAGTGCATATGGTGCTGGCACCCCAGTACTGTTGAATGGCGGTGAAAGTGTTATGCAATACTATGTTCCTTATCTATCTGCCATTCAGATATACACTAACAAATCAGCTGGCACTTCCAGGTATGGGAACAATTTCACTTCATGCTTTGTCAACCAAATCTATTTTATCAGTTGTTTGCTTGTTATGATACATGGCAATAATACTGAGCTAGCCATCTTTTCCTCCTTTAGGACTCGTAAAGAGGATGGTGATCTGGCAGAATTTGAAAGCGATTCTTGGAGTGATGATAGCGGGAGTGATAACCTATCCAGATCGCTAAGCAACAACTCTAGCAGGACTTGGGATGCTATTTCGGAGGATTCAAGCTTTGACCAGGAGGGTTCATGGCCAATGAGCGATAGGCTTGGCTGCCTTTACTTACAGTATTTTGAGATGGCTTCTCCTTACTGGAGGGTGCCACTCATGGACAAGGTACTTCTCTCTTGGTGTTTACTTTATGTATTCGGCACTGTTAATCTGTGTCTTTGCTTCTGACTAAGAATGACATCTGTGTTAGTATATCTTCATTTATAGTGCTGAGAAAATGCATTTATGATTTAGTATTTCTTTCAGATAACTGAATTGGCTCAGAATTATACAGCACTAATGACACTCAAGAGTGTGGATCTTTCCCCAGCAAGTTGGATGGCTGTTGCTTGGTAAGCTTGATTAGTTGTCCTTTTAACATGTCTATCAGGTTTAGTCAATTTTGTGGCTGGTGTAAATGAATTACACAATTTACTTCAATTTCCTTGACCGGGATAGCAATAGAAGCTCCGTCTTGTTCATGCATCCAATTAGTTTTATTGCTATAGTTGGTGTGCTCAGcataaaaacaattttgttttcCATAATTGGTCTTTCTCAAGtcaattagaattagggtttagcCTAGTAGTCTAACTCCAACAGAGACAGTTTATAGCTTGCTTGATTAATAAATTTGCCGTCGAAATTTTCTCAATGTTATGATGTTGATTTCAGCCAACCCCAGGTCTTGTTTCCTTGCTTGGTGCCAATTCCAAGCAAGTTTAGATGCTGATTCCTATgctctctttttcattttttttccccatatgCTTCACTTCCATTGTTGCATCCATTTTGATTTTGTCCTGCATCAactttactttcttttcttacttGAATAGAATAactttttgtataatattttattattgatcAGGTATCCTATTTATCACATTCCAAATCGGGAAAATATAAAGGACTTGTTGGCATGTTTCCTCACGTACCATACATTGTCCTCAAGTTTCCAAGGTATGTGACTGTTTACCACCGTTTTTCAATTTAGGAATAATTTGTAGCTTTTTACTGAGAAATGGATACACATGAAAATCATTTAgataatcctttttttttttggggggggggggttcttGTTTGATGAAAATGTTGCAAAACCACCTGTGCAGCTGGCCAAAATTCTGATATGGCATTTTTTAGGTAGTTTATTGGAAATCAATCTCTAGCTTCCTGTACTCTACATCCTTGTATAACTTGTATTTTACAACTTCACATTATTTTCAATGTTAACTGTGATGGATGCAACTAATATTACCAATATTAGATGAGTACCGTACAGCTATCATTGGACAGTTTTATATCTGTCTCACTTTTCTAAGTATGCTGAAGTTGACACATTTGAGTGATGAGTGGTTGACTTGAAATGCCATTTGCCATTCAGCTGCAAATTGTATTGAgtattatcattttattttactgTGCTTATAGGGCATCATTTTGGTTAATTCAGGACCTTCTGTGAGAATATGTATTTTACGTTTTCTGAAAGGAGAAAAGAATTGGGAAGAGGGGTGGTTCTCTCAACTGAAGTAACAAATTCAAATGCAATACATTCTATTTCTAGGATGAAGGCAATTGATGTTTAGTTTCTAAAATTTCTTTCCAATTTAACAGAACTTTTGATTCTACTCttaaattttcctcttttttttttcttgccaaCAAAGGACATCATTTTATAATGAAACATTGGTTGGGTTGACCATGTAGCTTATTTGATCGTGTatcattttcatattaaaaGTTCTGGTATTTCCTTCTTGTATATGATGCTAAATCATTTTCTTCTTGGACTTAGTTGTAGCATATTGTATTTTCCAacttttttcagttttgtagATGAGCTCGAAAAGGACTGTGAGTTTGCCAAGATTTTCACTTGTATTGAACCAAGTTTGATCTTACTGTTTTGGTTTAACAAATTATTTTGAGGGGCCCAACTGAGATCTTGATGGCTGTTGTTTTGTACatgctatctctctctctctctctctctctctctctttaaagaGCTAGTCCCAACTCTGAAGAGGAGGGAATGAGGGAGATTCAAACTAGTGACCTCCACCTCATGAGGCCCTGGGGCTATAAATACTCTTTTTAATCATGGGTTGACATATATGAGCCCATAGTAGTAATGAACTCATAGATAAGTCCTGAAGTGTTGGTTTTTGCAAGATTTCACTGTTCAGAAgagtttcttctttgtttctggCATTCTCTTGCAGACAACGCGGTGGAGAATACTGACACCAACATTGGAAATGGTACGTGCCATCCTGAATCCTTGAGGATTGTAGAAGAGGAATGCAAGGAAGAAAGCAAAGATGGAATTTCCCTTCCTCCCTTTGGGCTTGCTTCTTACAAGTTGCATGGAGATGTTTGGGTAAAGCCACATACATCTGATTATGAAAGGATGATCCATCTTTACAGTGCTTCAGAATCCTGGTTGAAGCAGCTTGGCGTCCGCCACCATGACTTCAACTTCTTTACTTTCCACTCGACCATGTAAATTGGTTTTGATTGGTTTTGGCTGGCCGAATCTTTCTAGgtctcttttgtttttgcttgGTTTATATGAAGTGCTCTAGCAACCGCCCTTCAAAATGTTCCCCCTGCTGCAGTACTGAAAATATTTGCAAACTGCAGTAGTACCTTTTAAAGCAAGGAAATGCCCTAGGAAGTTCTGTCAGAGAGGGGGTTGTTGGACTGTGTTGTTTTTTAGATATGTTTATGGGGGACTTAAAGAGCAGAGCAGAGTTGAGTTTTGAGGCAAGgtgcctttttttctttttcttttttaatctgcTCTTTCTGTCATTATATTTCTCTATGCAGAAAAAATGCGGTAGATCAACTCATTAAACTTTCTTTCAGCATTGGGacatatttttctctttgcatGATGTTAAATGTATATATCAACTGATTTGGCCGAAGGAAGAATATAATTATGTTCATCTCTTTGGCGGTAAATTGAGGCATCTGTTGATCTCTTGTTGGTTGTTTCTTGATTGTTactgtttttattatttttcggGGGTGGGAGATCATCTTGAATTTTATGAAAATGAAGAAATGCTATTCACCTATGAGCTATGATGCATGGGTGCGTTTTTGGATTCAGGTGCGTTTTTGGATTCAGGTGCGAGTGCGGGATTCGGCAATTTTCGAAAAAATAGGGTGCGGATGtggcggggtgcggcgattaaaaaattattaaaaatatttttatttatatttttaatatattgctaagcatacttttttatataataataatagaaaactcatataataataataataataataataataataataataataaatagatagTAATAAGTACACTAAAGTTTTTGACATTTGTCAATATTTGAATTATTGATAGAGGTATTAAAATAGATGAGgcttctcataaataaataaatttggtttaATGGCTCACGTATTTGGtcaacccaaaaacaaaatgaatgaTATATGTGGCATGTATTAAAATAAGTGTAGTTTCTTcccattaccaaaaaaaaaaaaacaaaggaaggaGAAAGATGTGGCTGGTCCACGTGATTGGTCACAGggcacaaaaaacaaaataaagttaACAAAGGCATTTAAAGATGTGGCTGGCTCCTGTTATCCCATCGTTCtactgtcaaaaaaaaattttcaaaaaaagaaacaaaacagaAGGCAGGGGCTCCAACgaaaataaaggaagaagaaaacgaAGAAGTAAAGAAGAAGCAAGGGGTTAAGGCCACCAGTATCACAATCACACAAAGAGATAGAATGGTTGTAGCAAGCTCAACTTCGTCTTACCAAAACCACACCTTCTTCTccaactttctttctttcttcattttcttgttcAGTGCCGGCACGGTGTGTTTCGACCGATATGGACCGATTCGGCGCGAGTTGGCGCCGCGTCGGCGCATATCgcgaaacaaaaaaaaaaaaattggacgcGGTTCGACGCATAGGCAGCGACGTCCCTCACGCGTCGCTGCGTCGGCCGCGGGTGAGGCAGCCATTTTGCCGCGTCCGTGTTTCATAGCCTATGAGGCTATGATCTATAGATTAGAGACTATGAGCAATGCTCCCTTGTTTCATGTGAATGATTGTTTTACCGTGAATTAATTGATGCGAtcctaattatttaaaaatatatattatgtgtACAGcttatatgagagagagagagagagagatagtttACTTATAGCTCTAGGATACTGAATAATTACTCAAGAAAAACACCAATAGCTCACCTAGAAACTAAAAATAGCCACAAGATATATATGTACAAATCAAAGTTTCGAAAATATTGGGACACAATGAGCTACGGAAAGGATTCAAAACATGACTCCATGTGCGAAATACAGATTCTGATGCAACAGTAGAGACAAGAATTGCCAAAACATCACGGGAAACTTGAGAAAGGACCCTATATCTTGAAGAGTTCACCCTCCACCAATCAAGAATATCAAAGTCGTCCGTTTTCGGATCTTCACTAGCCTCTAACAAGTATCAGTCCAATTTAGATTTGCATTTTACACTATCCTCATCTGCTAAGTGCTATTTGTATATGTTATTATACTATTCATCCTCTCTTTTGCACTACCAAACCCACTTAGCATGGAGGACATGGCAGTAACATTACTACCACTAGACTCATTAGTCCCGCTAGCACTAGCACCACATGGGGTCCCCCATTGCTCCACTATAGTATTTGTACAATCTATTCAAAGCTTCCCTAACTCTCAATTCTAACTCATCAGACTTCTCTTTGTCATACCATTGCTTAAACCAAAACTTCACACGTTTCAATTTATATCTAGGATCAACCACAACAGCCATAGACAACATCAGATTTATCTTATCAACACAATACttatcatatttcaatttcattctttgtGCCATACCCTTTAACAAAGGATCACCCCTACCATTACACAATTGATTTAATTGATCTTGAAGACTAACAAGCTTATGAAAATACACATTAGTAGTCACAAACAAAGAACCAGAAAATCTTAAAGTTGCCTTATAGAACAAACCAAGAAACTTTGTAAAAAATCTTACATTTTCCCAATCTAAAAACTGAGGGGGGCCACTAGATGGATCCTCAAAATAATGAAGGAAATGGCCATCATCATCCTCCATCCTTTCAAATGCAGCCACAAACTTTTGTGCACTTTCTAACATTAAGTAAGTTGAATTCCACCTAGTAGACACATCAAGGCACAACAAACTTTtgctttggattttttctttttcaacacaTGCCTTGAACTTCTCAAATCTATTAGGAGAGGATTTCACATACCTCACTACATTACAAACCTTAACAATTGACTTATTAAGGTCCTTTAGCCAATCTTgcacaattaaattcaaaatataggCACAAAAACGCATATGAAGAAACTCATAGCCCAAGAGGCTATATACCCTATCCTTTGTTTTCATTCTAAGATAGTCTATGATCACATCATTTGAGCTTGCATTATTAACagtaattgtaaaaatataaccTATCccccattgaaacaaacaaaactcAACCACCGTACCAATGGTCTCACCCTTATGATTAGGTATTAGgcagaaattcaaaaaaaatttatgataaacCCAATCAACATCAATATAATGTGCAGTGTAGACACCGCACTCGAGCCCTCGTTCCCCAATGATGTTGAAATTCTAAGACCCAAGATTGGTTTAGGGCCTAATCaaatgttaaattgacttgaaacatgttaaaattgaaaatataaattttaatgagcaaataaatctatttttggaaaagtaaAGCCAAGGGAACCCTCAACATGCACATGCAGGAATTAGCCTGCGCGCGCAGCCATAATGCATGCACACTCAGGCCCAATCCTGCATGCGCATGAAGGTTTCCAGAAActatgaaagacaagttttttgCATTAGAGATTGAGGTTTGGAACGAATCTCACATCGTCTTAGAGTCATTCCAAACCcctattttcacaatataaatagccatacatggtacattttcaaaaacaaacaGAAATCATAAGCAAAAAAACTAAGGTTCACTAGAAATAGTAAATCAAAGacggagtttttcacaaaacattctcaagtcaattttcttttgattgggGTCTTTTTTGGCCTTGATCTTTGAGATTAAGATTCATAATCGCTTTTTATTGATTGtaaatagatttgactgaggggaacggTAAAAGATCAAGCCTAGGAGCTTTTGTTTTGAGGTATTGAGTTCTaaactcttttctctcttttctgttTTAATCTTGCTTTcaatcttgtttctttgcttgctTTATGTTCATGtatgtttatataatttagGTTCTTGTAGTTGTTATGTTTTAAAGCATGTTGGGTTGGTAGAATTCTTGTTTAGAAGTTCTGCTCTACTTTCTGTGTTGCTATAGTTTCTGGGTCGAAACTCACATGTCAAGACTGGCTCAAGGTATTGTGGGGCCTAAGACAACAACTTCAAGTGAGATCTATTCTTATACTTTGAAtattaatagaatatttatttaacttctagtttttttttatataaaatctatttttttagaaaaaaaaaatcacaaattaaaATGAACTCATCGCATTATTCAATGACTatacaactaaaataaacacTATTCATTGAATGAAGTAACCAAAgactaaaaaattatgattgaaaattttaataaagttatatatttgatatttctaaatagaatttgagtataaatttatatactagTGTAGGATTAATGAATTCTTTTAACATTTATGTGTGAGAGATTAAATGATTGACCCAtccaatgaaattttttttctttagctagtttttctttgataaaaaaaaactactttttatttattgatgaaTATTTAGGGCTTAATTAATACTTCTATTGGTACAGGAATATCTCTATTGGTAAAAATTTAGGGGCCTTAGGCGGTTGCCTATTTGGCTCATCTATTGCCCTACTTGATTTTGTCTATGTGGTTAACAAAATGGCATAGTTGGTAGACTTGAAGctcatgtggctaataaaatataataaaaaattttaattgaaatttaaaaatgtcacgttagcatttaaattttaaaaaaattaatgtctcaattttaaagaatttaaaaaaacttactttgcaattttttttttcattttcttagcaaccaaacacgTAATACAaccaaaataaatcaatcaacCAACCTTTAATTTCATTAGATCTTCAACCACAAATCAACAATGACCATTTGTTACTAAGgtttttgaaagaaagaaagatctaaaaataaaaatgggtgAGAGACTGAGCAGGACTATGTAGCGTTCAAGGACTAAAAGAGTTTAGCTCCATTACCACCAACGATGGCTGCAAAGACCTATTCGTCccctaaaatacaaaaaatattttttgttgaacatTAATTTG is a genomic window containing:
- the LOC142630366 gene encoding uncharacterized protein LOC142630366 isoform X1, which translates into the protein MMVLFLWLMVFVVGFAVGALTILGAEAVGVYVFINRLNEKNLKKQAQISQHSSRDLDPLQSLGFASNKQSCFNDLNSLWQPPGKERIEYFTLGDLWDCYDEWSAYGAGTPVLLNGGESVMQYYVPYLSAIQIYTNKSAGTSRTRKEDGDLAEFESDSWSDDSGSDNLSRSLSNNSSRTWDAISEDSSFDQEGSWPMSDRLGCLYLQYFEMASPYWRVPLMDKITELAQNYTALMTLKSVDLSPASWMAVAWYPIYHIPNRENIKDLLACFLTYHTLSSSFQDNAVENTDTNIGNGTCHPESLRIVEEECKEESKDGISLPPFGLASYKLHGDVWVKPHTSDYERMIHLYSASESWLKQLGVRHHDFNFFTFHSTM
- the LOC142630366 gene encoding uncharacterized protein LOC142630366 isoform X3; amino-acid sequence: MMVLFLWLMVFVVGFAVGALTILGAEAVGVYVFINRLNEKNLKKQAQISQHSSRDLDPLQSLGFASNKQSCFNDLNSLWQPPGKERIEYFTLGDLWDCYDEWSAYGAGTPVLLNGGESVMQYYVPYLSAIQIYTNKSAGTSRTRKEDGDLAEFESDSWSDDSGSDNLSRSLSNNSSRTWDAISEDSSFDQEGSWPMSDRLGCLYLQYFEMASPYWRVPLMDKITELAQNYTALMTLKSVDLSPASWMAVAWYPIYHIPNRENIKDLLACFLTYHTLSSSFQGPSVRICILRFLKGEKNWEEGWFSQLK
- the LOC142630366 gene encoding uncharacterized protein LOC142630366 isoform X2, whose translation is MISMSSNLERFLQCVTPTASSRLLPQSCFNDLNSLWQPPGKERIEYFTLGDLWDCYDEWSAYGAGTPVLLNGGESVMQYYVPYLSAIQIYTNKSAGTSRTRKEDGDLAEFESDSWSDDSGSDNLSRSLSNNSSRTWDAISEDSSFDQEGSWPMSDRLGCLYLQYFEMASPYWRVPLMDKITELAQNYTALMTLKSVDLSPASWMAVAWYPIYHIPNRENIKDLLACFLTYHTLSSSFQDNAVENTDTNIGNGTCHPESLRIVEEECKEESKDGISLPPFGLASYKLHGDVWVKPHTSDYERMIHLYSASESWLKQLGVRHHDFNFFTFHSTM
- the LOC142632588 gene encoding zinc finger BED domain-containing protein RICESLEEPER 2-like, which encodes MKTKDRVYSLLGYEFLHMRFCAYILNLIVQDWLKDLNKSIVKVCNVVRYVKSSPNRFEKFKACVEKEKIQSKSLLCLDVSTRWNSTYLMLESAQKFVAAFERMEDDDGHFLHYFEDPSSGPPQFLDWENVRFFTKFLGLFYKATLRFSGSLFVTTNVYFHKLVSLQDQLNQLCNGRGDPLLKGMAQRMKLKYDKYCVDKINLMLSMAVVVDPRYKLKRVKFWFKQWYDKEKSDELELRVREALNRLYKYYSGAMGDPMWC